In Hamadaea flava, a genomic segment contains:
- a CDS encoding response regulator transcription factor produces MIRLLVADDEPMFRSGVRAILATDPGIEIVAEAADGREAVELAQRHRPDVALLDIRMPRLDGLAAAREIRRGTPQIAVLMLTTFGEDDYISGALAAGAAGFLLKSGDPRELPAGVRAAAEGAAFLSPRVARRVIAHLGGDQLGRVTEARARVLQLSGREREVLALIGAGLSNQEIGERLFLGAGTVKTHVSSILTRLGLRNRVQAAILAYEAGLSGGAGDGSPPPPR; encoded by the coding sequence GTGATCCGGCTGCTGGTCGCCGACGACGAGCCGATGTTCCGGTCCGGCGTACGCGCGATCCTGGCCACCGACCCGGGCATCGAGATCGTCGCCGAGGCGGCCGACGGGCGCGAGGCCGTCGAGCTGGCCCAGCGGCACCGGCCCGACGTGGCGCTGCTGGACATCCGGATGCCGAGGCTCGACGGGCTGGCCGCGGCCCGCGAGATCCGGCGCGGAACGCCGCAGATCGCCGTCCTGATGCTGACCACCTTCGGCGAGGACGACTACATCTCCGGCGCGCTGGCAGCCGGCGCGGCCGGTTTCCTGCTCAAGTCCGGCGATCCCCGGGAACTGCCGGCCGGCGTACGCGCGGCGGCGGAGGGCGCGGCGTTCCTGTCGCCCCGCGTCGCGCGAAGGGTCATCGCCCACCTCGGCGGCGACCAGCTCGGCCGGGTCACCGAGGCCCGCGCCCGGGTGCTTCAGCTGTCCGGCCGGGAACGGGAGGTGCTCGCCCTGATCGGCGCCGGACTGTCCAATCAGGAGATCGGCGAGCGGCTGTTCCTCGGGGCGGGCACGGTCAAGACCCACGTCAGTTCGATCTTGACTCGACTCGGTCTGCGTAACCGGGTGCAGGCCGCGATTCTGGCGTACGAGGCCGGGCTGTCCGGCGGCGCTGGAGACGGATCGCCTCCACCGCCACGGTGA
- a CDS encoding GvpL/GvpF family gas vesicle protein has translation MSVGWYLYAFVDPADAGGLVLPPGIDRTPVQLVRDGAYAAVASEVDTAPFDLTLSDADLTEDGWLAHAVRTHDQVVHAVFNRAPVLPMRFGGLYATRAGLVGLLRTEHAWLVDAFGRIREATEWHVRITEDRLSSAEPGKAAGGPVWPCRRRHDRSTSDELWTRMHADLAPHAVRSHQRPAAMGRAYLVRRESERAFIRAAAGLTRLVTGRRLRIEIVGPLPAYHFVDVDSHRFAGFAARSAVGRGRTGR, from the coding sequence GTGAGCGTGGGGTGGTACCTGTACGCATTCGTGGATCCGGCCGACGCGGGCGGGCTGGTGTTGCCGCCGGGGATCGACCGGACTCCGGTGCAGCTCGTCCGGGACGGCGCGTACGCGGCGGTGGCGTCCGAGGTGGACACCGCGCCGTTCGACCTGACGCTGTCCGACGCCGACCTGACCGAGGACGGCTGGCTCGCGCACGCCGTGCGTACGCACGACCAGGTGGTCCACGCCGTGTTCAACCGGGCGCCGGTCCTGCCGATGCGTTTCGGCGGCCTGTACGCGACCCGAGCCGGGCTGGTCGGCCTGCTGCGGACCGAACACGCCTGGCTCGTCGACGCCTTCGGCCGGATCCGCGAGGCGACCGAGTGGCACGTGCGGATCACCGAAGACCGGTTGTCCTCGGCGGAACCGGGCAAGGCGGCGGGCGGGCCGGTCTGGCCGTGCCGACGCCGCCACGACCGGTCCACCTCGGACGAACTGTGGACCCGGATGCACGCCGACCTCGCCCCGCACGCCGTACGCAGTCACCAGCGCCCGGCTGCGATGGGGCGGGCATACCTGGTCCGGCGAGAGTCCGAACGCGCCTTCATCCGGGCCGCGGCCGGGCTCACCCGGCTGGTCACCGGGCGGCGGCTGCGCATCGAGATCGTCGGGCCACTGCCGGCCTACCACTTCGTGGACGTGGACTCGCACCGGTTCGCGGGCTTCGCGGCCCGATCGGCGGTTGGCCGCGGGCGCACCGGCCGGTAG
- a CDS encoding MarR family winged helix-turn-helix transcriptional regulator produces MTDVIRLLTRAQKLLRTTTDAAMQEHGVRIGQNLVLEVLWDTDGLTPGDLATRLDVATPTVVNTAARMEAAGLLERRRDPDDRRLVRLYLTPKARAAEAPIAEARREIAARALAAVTPAELSHLESALTKIVTALSTVES; encoded by the coding sequence GTGACCGACGTGATCCGGCTGCTCACCCGAGCCCAGAAGCTGCTGCGCACCACCACCGACGCCGCGATGCAGGAACACGGCGTACGCATCGGCCAGAACCTGGTCCTCGAAGTGCTCTGGGACACCGACGGGCTGACCCCGGGCGACCTCGCGACCAGGCTCGACGTCGCCACCCCGACCGTGGTCAACACCGCCGCCCGTATGGAGGCCGCGGGCCTGCTCGAACGCCGCCGCGACCCGGACGATCGCCGGCTCGTCCGGCTCTACCTCACCCCGAAGGCACGGGCCGCCGAGGCGCCCATCGCCGAAGCCCGCCGAGAGATCGCGGCACGGGCGCTCGCGGCGGTGACGCCGGCCGAACTGTCGCACTTGGAGAGCGCACTGACGAAGATCGTCACCGCCCTCTCCACGGTCGAGAGCTAA
- a CDS encoding WXG100-like domain-containing protein, with translation MSTDFGAYARAQLEQLIAVGDPAQVRAAADLWSDITRGLYSRAGDLEQQLRAFTPYWTGGAAERYQQMIADLIRGLWQLGDLARLVADNVYSAGEALQAARTGVLGRPDLDAVRLLTDLAQKYADLEALVPAPPTAAPFPAVNDLIAGTYPAQPAQGTLFGGVYGAGLSAAAAALGGRFRTAIPQLVGPPSTAPTVPTVPSPVPASSTPKSPVPAVSAPAPTPVRSGGSTAGTRARGSARVPGFSPPTIPTGAVPGGSGVVDPVLARVDSDPVPVGVAAGTPAVTPGGGASGGAAGGGYFTPPVAPMTGGAGAGGDGPGGGRVPHWLTEPEPDVVFGVPLQAVAPVIGAAG, from the coding sequence ATGAGCACCGACTTCGGCGCGTACGCCCGGGCGCAGCTGGAGCAGCTGATCGCCGTGGGCGACCCGGCCCAGGTACGCGCCGCCGCCGACCTCTGGAGCGACATCACCCGTGGGCTCTACTCCCGGGCAGGCGACCTGGAGCAGCAGCTGCGGGCGTTCACTCCCTATTGGACCGGCGGAGCGGCCGAGCGCTACCAGCAGATGATCGCCGACCTGATCCGGGGACTGTGGCAGCTCGGCGACCTCGCCCGGCTCGTCGCGGACAACGTGTACTCGGCGGGGGAGGCGTTGCAGGCCGCGCGTACCGGGGTGCTGGGCCGGCCCGACCTCGACGCCGTGCGGCTGCTGACCGACCTCGCCCAGAAGTACGCCGACCTCGAAGCGCTCGTCCCGGCCCCGCCCACCGCCGCGCCCTTCCCGGCGGTGAACGACCTGATCGCCGGGACCTATCCCGCCCAGCCCGCCCAGGGGACCCTGTTCGGCGGGGTCTACGGGGCCGGGCTGTCGGCTGCCGCCGCCGCGCTCGGCGGCCGGTTCCGCACCGCCATCCCGCAACTCGTCGGCCCGCCGTCGACCGCGCCGACCGTGCCGACCGTGCCGTCGCCGGTGCCCGCATCGTCCACTCCGAAGTCGCCGGTTCCGGCCGTTTCGGCGCCGGCGCCCACTCCCGTACGCAGCGGCGGCTCGACCGCCGGAACGCGCGCACGGGGGAGTGCCCGTGTACCGGGGTTCAGCCCACCGACCATCCCCACCGGCGCGGTGCCCGGCGGCTCGGGCGTCGTGGATCCCGTCCTCGCGCGGGTCGACTCGGACCCCGTCCCGGTCGGCGTCGCCGCCGGAACCCCGGCCGTCACGCCGGGTGGCGGAGCGTCCGGCGGGGCGGCGGGCGGCGGCTACTTCACCCCGCCGGTCGCACCCATGACCGGCGGAGCCGGCGCGGGCGGCGACGGACCGGGCGGCGGACGCGTACCGCACTGGCTCACCGAACCCGAGCCGGACGTGGTGTTCGGCGTACCGCTGCAGGCGGTCGCTCCGGTCATCGGAGCGGCCGGATGA
- a CDS encoding WXG100 family type VII secretion target: MSDYVVSVNFQAMSDLAAALRAKAATFNQQIDDANSKAGPLRDTWVQSGSQAAEKYQEYWTRLQRAAQELFADIDRLGSALGQAGQDQQANEAKFASQFE; encoded by the coding sequence ATGTCGGATTACGTGGTCAGCGTCAACTTCCAGGCGATGTCGGACCTCGCCGCGGCGCTGCGGGCCAAGGCCGCCACGTTCAACCAGCAGATCGACGACGCGAACAGCAAAGCCGGTCCGCTGCGCGACACCTGGGTGCAGTCCGGCAGCCAGGCGGCCGAGAAGTACCAGGAGTACTGGACTCGGCTTCAGCGGGCGGCGCAGGAGCTGTTCGCCGACATCGACCGGCTCGGCTCGGCGCTGGGCCAGGCCGGTCAGGACCAGCAGGCCAACGAGGCGAAGTTCGCCTCCCAGTTCGAGTAG
- a CDS encoding sensor histidine kinase, translating to MPSSVRARLRDGAAALLVIVLLVVELLKAGAGIDWLRLLVGLGLTAIAYAAARRAPGWTLAAGSAAILAIPIGSSELPAWPVVLSVLTALAAGRRMDRTAPAAAVFGLVAMAGLVLAAAALGDLWAWIDTLVPLAVFAVLPWWAGQYARQRAALVEAGWQRADQLERERQLVAEEARLRERNRIARDMHDSLGHDLSLIAMRAGALEIDPRLSDDHRAAAADVRVAAADATDRLREIIGVLGGRPGSGGAGPEPAPTEPHVPDLADLVRRTRDSGMAVSLSGTAVDDLPAMGRLSAYRIVQEGLTNAAKHAPGAAVTVDTRRVGDRVTVTVRNGPGGPASVEPGGMGLAGLRERARLAGGTLRAEPRGGGFEVIAELPVHGGPPVPEQPPPARESARRSVRRTLWGGLAVQLAAFTVIGVIVLGLRVHEVTTSLVDGETYRSFQLGQARAELNLPAHEVDGRPDVPEPPIPAGAECEYYRVSDDLFGGPIDVYRLCFRDGRLVGKDHLPGVTETPGVTETPGVTETPGVAE from the coding sequence ATGCCCAGCTCCGTACGCGCCCGCCTGCGCGACGGTGCAGCCGCCCTCCTCGTGATCGTGCTGCTGGTGGTCGAGCTGCTGAAGGCCGGGGCCGGCATCGACTGGCTGCGGCTGCTGGTCGGCCTCGGGCTGACCGCGATCGCGTACGCGGCCGCCCGGCGCGCCCCGGGCTGGACCCTGGCGGCGGGTTCTGCGGCGATTCTGGCGATCCCGATCGGCTCGTCCGAGCTGCCGGCCTGGCCGGTCGTGCTGTCGGTGCTCACCGCGCTGGCCGCCGGCCGCCGGATGGACCGGACCGCCCCCGCCGCTGCCGTCTTCGGGCTGGTGGCCATGGCCGGGCTCGTCCTCGCCGCCGCCGCGCTGGGCGACCTCTGGGCGTGGATCGACACACTCGTGCCCCTGGCCGTGTTTGCGGTGCTGCCCTGGTGGGCCGGGCAGTACGCCCGGCAGCGAGCCGCGCTCGTGGAAGCCGGTTGGCAGCGTGCCGACCAGCTCGAACGCGAACGGCAGCTGGTCGCCGAGGAAGCCCGGCTGCGGGAACGGAACCGGATCGCCCGGGACATGCACGACTCGCTCGGGCACGATCTCAGTCTGATCGCGATGCGGGCGGGCGCGCTCGAGATCGATCCGCGGCTGTCCGACGATCATCGAGCGGCCGCGGCCGACGTACGCGTCGCCGCCGCGGACGCCACCGATCGGCTCCGGGAGATCATCGGCGTGCTCGGTGGCCGGCCCGGTAGCGGCGGCGCAGGTCCTGAGCCCGCGCCGACCGAGCCGCACGTGCCGGACCTGGCCGACCTCGTCCGGCGTACGCGCGACTCCGGGATGGCGGTGTCGCTCAGCGGCACCGCGGTCGACGACTTGCCGGCGATGGGACGGCTCTCGGCGTACCGCATAGTGCAAGAAGGCTTGACCAACGCGGCGAAACACGCGCCGGGCGCGGCCGTGACCGTCGACACGCGGCGCGTGGGAGATCGGGTGACGGTGACCGTGCGTAATGGTCCGGGCGGGCCGGCGTCCGTGGAGCCGGGCGGCATGGGGCTGGCTGGCCTGCGGGAACGGGCGCGGCTGGCAGGCGGGACGTTGCGCGCCGAGCCGCGCGGCGGCGGTTTCGAGGTGATCGCCGAGTTGCCCGTGCACGGCGGGCCGCCGGTGCCGGAACAGCCGCCACCAGCGCGGGAGTCGGCGCGCCGATCCGTGCGCCGGACGCTGTGGGGTGGCCTGGCTGTGCAGCTCGCGGCGTTCACGGTGATCGGCGTCATCGTGCTCGGCCTACGCGTGCACGAGGTGACGACGTCCTTAGTGGATGGCGAGACCTACCGGTCGTTTCAGCTGGGGCAGGCGCGGGCCGAGCTGAACCTGCCCGCGCACGAGGTCGACGGACGGCCGGACGTGCCGGAGCCGCCGATCCCTGCCGGGGCGGAATGCGAGTATTACCGGGTGAGCGACGACCTGTTCGGCGGCCCGATCGACGTCTACCGGCTGTGCTTCCGCGACGGGCGGCTCGTCGGCAAGGACCACCTCCCCGGAGTCACTGAGACCCCCGGAGTCACTGAGACCCCCGGAGTCACTGAGACCCCCGGAGTCGCTGAGTGA
- a CDS encoding GNAT family N-acetyltransferase: protein MIIRDAVPGDWPQIWPFFSDIVAAGETYAYPEDLTPDSARPLWMETPPAQTVVAVDEDGTVLGSAKFGPNRPARGAHISTASFMVNPAAQGRGVGRALGAYALTWAREQGYHGMQFNAVVETNEAAVHLWQSLGFQIIGTVPDAFRHPRHGLVGLHVMYQPLQ from the coding sequence GTGATCATTCGAGATGCCGTCCCCGGCGACTGGCCGCAGATCTGGCCGTTCTTCTCCGACATCGTCGCCGCCGGGGAGACCTACGCGTACCCGGAGGATCTGACACCGGACTCGGCGCGTCCGCTGTGGATGGAGACGCCGCCCGCGCAGACCGTCGTGGCCGTCGACGAGGACGGCACGGTGCTCGGCTCGGCGAAGTTCGGGCCGAACCGGCCGGCCCGCGGCGCGCACATCTCGACCGCCAGCTTCATGGTGAACCCGGCCGCGCAGGGGCGCGGCGTCGGGCGGGCGCTCGGGGCGTACGCGCTGACGTGGGCGCGCGAGCAGGGCTATCACGGCATGCAGTTCAACGCGGTGGTCGAGACCAACGAGGCGGCCGTCCACCTGTGGCAGTCGCTGGGCTTCCAGATCATCGGCACCGTCCCGGACGCGTTCCGGCATCCGCGGCACGGGCTGGTCGGCCTGCACGTGATGTACCAGCCGCTCCAGTAG
- a CDS encoding DedA family protein: MMHILESAAASPWVYLVLFAVAVLDAFFPVVPAETMVITAGGQPNLALVILVAAAGAFAGDHVSYQIGRTAGQGLLRRMPPDSKRRAAYEWASRALQERGGLLLVVARYIPGGRTAATMTTGAAAYPRRRFALFDAIAAVSWALYSGLIGYLGGRAFEDDPLRGLLLGLGIAVSITVAVEAIRLQRRRTARPRTPESRPAPGYADRVESRSN, encoded by the coding sequence ATGATGCACATCCTGGAGTCGGCGGCCGCCTCGCCCTGGGTCTACCTGGTGCTGTTCGCGGTCGCCGTGCTGGACGCGTTCTTCCCGGTGGTGCCGGCCGAGACGATGGTGATCACCGCCGGGGGACAGCCCAACCTGGCGCTGGTGATCCTGGTCGCCGCGGCGGGCGCGTTCGCGGGCGACCACGTCTCGTACCAGATCGGCCGGACCGCCGGGCAGGGCCTGCTGCGCCGGATGCCGCCGGACAGCAAGCGGCGGGCGGCGTACGAGTGGGCGTCGAGGGCGCTCCAGGAACGTGGGGGACTCCTGCTGGTCGTCGCCCGGTACATCCCCGGCGGCCGGACGGCGGCCACCATGACGACCGGTGCGGCGGCGTACCCACGCCGGAGGTTCGCCTTGTTCGACGCGATCGCCGCGGTGTCCTGGGCGCTCTATTCGGGGCTGATCGGGTATCTCGGCGGGCGGGCCTTCGAGGACGATCCGCTGCGCGGGTTGCTGCTCGGGCTCGGGATCGCCGTCTCGATCACCGTGGCGGTGGAGGCGATCCGTCTCCAGCGCCGCCGGACAGCCCGGCCTCGTACGCCAGAATCGCGGCCTGCACCCGGTTACGCAGACCGAGTCGAGTCAAGATCGAACTGA
- a CDS encoding NAD-dependent epimerase/dehydratase family protein — MILVTGGGGFLGTHVTQALRDLGEDVVIAQRRGPSPVDVTDPASVRELGRRFPITRVVHLAAAGLGDGSTLDKLWADTLALFTVLRAAYEWNVERVVLASSIGVYAGVTPDDGYYREDVPLPVASPHAIPAAKKIMETVAAVQREVPSVTARVGAIWGPLGRPASPFFAAPQMIHQVVRGQQPAAPADDAIDMLYAKDCGTAVARLVTTAELRHSAYNIGSGRVTSNRELAAAITRVVPGARIALTDGGETQAALDVARLRADTGFEPEYALDRAVADYAAWLADHEK; from the coding sequence ATGATCCTGGTAACCGGTGGCGGCGGCTTCCTCGGCACGCACGTCACTCAAGCGCTGCGTGATCTGGGCGAGGACGTGGTGATCGCGCAGCGGCGCGGACCGTCGCCCGTGGACGTGACCGACCCGGCAAGTGTGCGCGAGCTGGGCCGACGCTTCCCGATCACCCGCGTCGTCCACCTCGCCGCCGCCGGCCTCGGCGACGGGTCCACTCTCGACAAGCTCTGGGCCGACACACTCGCGCTGTTCACCGTGCTGCGGGCGGCGTACGAGTGGAACGTCGAGCGCGTCGTGCTGGCGAGCAGTATCGGCGTCTACGCGGGCGTTACGCCCGACGACGGGTACTACCGCGAGGACGTCCCGCTGCCGGTCGCGAGCCCGCACGCCATCCCGGCCGCGAAGAAGATCATGGAGACGGTGGCCGCGGTCCAGCGCGAGGTCCCGTCGGTCACGGCCCGCGTCGGCGCGATCTGGGGACCGCTCGGCCGGCCCGCGTCGCCCTTCTTCGCCGCGCCCCAGATGATTCACCAAGTCGTCCGCGGACAGCAGCCGGCCGCACCCGCGGACGACGCCATAGACATGTTGTACGCCAAGGACTGCGGCACCGCCGTGGCCCGCTTGGTCACCACCGCCGAACTGCGCCATTCGGCGTACAACATCGGCAGCGGCCGGGTGACCTCGAACCGGGAGCTGGCGGCGGCGATCACGCGCGTGGTGCCCGGAGCCCGGATCGCGCTGACGGACGGCGGCGAGACGCAGGCCGCGCTGGACGTGGCGCGACTGCGCGCGGACACCGGGTTCGAGCCCGAGTACGCCCTGGACCGCGCGGTGGCCGACTACGCCGCCTGGCTGGCCGACCACGAGAAGTGA
- a CDS encoding RNA polymerase sigma factor, with product MRTGDSDARLHERLVGGDDDALAEIYDSWSALVFSLAVRITRDRAGAQDVTQDVFVHLWERPGAYDPGRGSLRTWLCVTTRGRALDWIRRTETRRRYQAAAAPPEVAEAGVDESILWQTEVKAVRAAVQALPAPQREAVTLAYFHERTYREVARDLSIPEGTAKSRLRVGLAHLADLLKAEGIID from the coding sequence GTGCGGACGGGGGACTCGGACGCACGGTTGCACGAGCGCCTCGTCGGCGGCGACGACGACGCCCTGGCCGAGATCTACGACAGCTGGTCGGCCCTGGTCTTCTCGTTGGCCGTCCGGATCACCCGCGACCGGGCCGGCGCGCAGGACGTCACGCAGGACGTCTTCGTCCACCTCTGGGAGCGGCCGGGGGCCTACGACCCAGGGCGCGGCTCGCTGCGTACCTGGTTGTGCGTGACCACGCGGGGCCGGGCGCTGGACTGGATTCGGCGTACCGAGACGCGCCGCCGCTATCAGGCCGCGGCCGCCCCGCCGGAGGTCGCCGAGGCCGGGGTGGACGAGAGCATCCTCTGGCAGACCGAGGTCAAAGCGGTACGCGCGGCGGTGCAGGCATTGCCCGCCCCGCAGCGGGAGGCCGTCACGTTGGCGTACTTTCATGAGCGGACGTACCGCGAGGTCGCTCGTGACCTGAGCATTCCGGAGGGCACGGCCAAATCCCGGCTGCGCGTGGGACTCGCCCACCTCGCCGACCTGCTCAAAGCCGAGGGAATCATCGACTAA
- a CDS encoding zf-HC2 domain-containing protein: protein MDAHVADLLGAWALDACDGVEAAAIEAHLTQCAPCSAEAWKLRAASAWLGIEHVMEPPPGLRGQILERARSRRPPVLLRTLVEAYASQVALLDRALRGLNPADWRTPDPRHHDLAGLMVHLTRNDAMLATDLTLPVTKLPEPIRSGGTPGPAVHEVWRAQADSLVTGLASGEDLDRDVSLAGRDGPGRGPLRDALVQRAFETWIHLDDISAHVGRRLSQPPPEQVRRIISLAVGLLPGALAAHGVDQPGAGRLVLSGPAGGEWELPLGPLTVRADAVTFARLVANRRSPDTAAYAIEGDRQLAGSVLRAAATLGCD, encoded by the coding sequence ATGGATGCACATGTCGCTGATCTTCTCGGGGCGTGGGCGCTCGACGCGTGTGACGGCGTCGAAGCGGCCGCGATCGAAGCGCACCTCACGCAGTGCGCCCCCTGTTCGGCAGAGGCGTGGAAGCTGCGCGCCGCATCGGCATGGCTGGGAATAGAGCACGTCATGGAACCACCACCCGGACTACGTGGACAGATCCTGGAACGGGCGCGCAGCCGTCGCCCACCCGTCCTGCTGCGCACCCTCGTCGAGGCGTACGCGAGCCAGGTCGCGCTGCTCGACCGGGCGCTGCGCGGGCTGAACCCCGCCGACTGGCGTACGCCCGATCCCCGGCACCACGACCTGGCCGGGCTGATGGTGCACCTGACCCGCAACGACGCCATGCTCGCCACCGACCTCACGTTGCCGGTGACGAAGCTGCCGGAGCCGATCAGGTCCGGTGGGACGCCGGGCCCGGCCGTGCACGAGGTCTGGCGCGCCCAGGCCGACTCGCTGGTCACCGGGCTCGCGTCCGGCGAGGACCTGGATCGCGACGTCTCCCTCGCCGGCCGGGACGGCCCCGGGCGCGGACCGCTGCGCGATGCCCTGGTGCAGCGCGCCTTCGAGACCTGGATCCACCTCGACGACATCAGCGCGCACGTCGGCCGCCGGCTGAGCCAGCCGCCGCCCGAGCAGGTCCGGCGGATCATCTCGCTGGCGGTCGGGCTGTTGCCGGGGGCGCTGGCCGCACACGGGGTGGACCAGCCGGGCGCCGGACGGCTCGTGCTCTCCGGACCCGCGGGCGGCGAATGGGAACTGCCGCTGGGGCCGTTAACCGTGCGGGCCGACGCCGTCACCTTCGCCCGGCTGGTCGCCAACCGGCGCTCGCCGGACACCGCGGCGTACGCGATCGAAGGCGACCGGCAGCTGGCCGGGTCGGTCCTGCGAGCGGCCGCCACCCTGGGATGTGATTGA
- a CDS encoding WXG100 family type VII secretion target, producing the protein MTGPGFQLDTAAAAAAVRAYDDSSDQARSTIQQMLGDVDALRATRYAGRQAQALDRAVEGLDGDLKKLVQLLSDLSSVVNSTQTAYTETDDSVAQSLTSAAGGAYDRLRGN; encoded by the coding sequence GTGACGGGACCCGGGTTCCAACTCGACACCGCGGCCGCGGCAGCGGCCGTCCGCGCCTACGACGACAGTTCCGACCAGGCTCGCAGCACGATCCAGCAGATGCTGGGCGACGTCGACGCGCTCCGGGCGACCAGGTACGCCGGTCGCCAGGCGCAGGCGCTCGACCGGGCCGTGGAAGGGCTCGACGGCGATCTGAAGAAGCTGGTGCAACTGCTGTCCGACCTGTCGTCGGTGGTCAACAGCACGCAGACCGCCTACACCGAGACCGACGACAGCGTCGCCCAGTCGCTGACGAGCGCGGCCGGCGGTGCGTACGACCGGCTGCGCGGGAACTGA
- a CDS encoding SRPBCC family protein, giving the protein MLPAAAPVSGTLIRSYASGTIPRPVADVWRDVARFGDIAGWHPRIAKSALDSTGRVRHLVTADGAVIEERLVALDEQHRTLAYEFVRSPYAVEDYRATMRVIEIPGTATTLVEWWADFRPIDQGTDWWAFFGREIFQPGIEGLAVSPQ; this is encoded by the coding sequence CTGCTGCCGGCGGCCGCGCCGGTCTCCGGCACGCTCATCCGCTCGTACGCCAGCGGCACCATCCCGCGTCCGGTCGCCGACGTGTGGCGCGACGTCGCCCGGTTCGGCGACATCGCCGGGTGGCATCCGCGGATCGCGAAGTCCGCACTGGACTCCACCGGACGGGTACGCCATCTGGTTACCGCCGACGGGGCGGTCATCGAGGAACGGCTCGTCGCGCTCGACGAACAGCACCGGACTCTCGCGTACGAGTTCGTCCGCAGCCCGTACGCCGTCGAGGATTACCGGGCGACGATGCGGGTCATCGAGATCCCGGGCACGGCGACGACCCTGGTCGAGTGGTGGGCCGACTTCCGTCCCATCGATCAGGGAACCGACTGGTGGGCCTTCTTCGGCCGGGAGATCTTCCAGCCCGGCATCGAGGGGCTGGCCGTGTCTCCACAGTGA
- a CDS encoding NAD(P)H-binding protein: MKIAITGSTGRVGGRVAQRLAAAGGVHEVIGLTRREAPYDDVAALRTALTGVDTLVFVSSDGEAAKVILHHQNVLRAAVEAEVGHVVLLSGLDADLDSPFCYAHTNGYSEQVLRSSGLRYSIARAGLFAEFLGGLVRQVAVDGTVRLPTGGGRMSLVARDDVADCLAALALAGPTDRHHDLTGAESLTGLDVAKAAGYAFEECADADFAAALTLAGEEPWWVYAYSSMFAAIRQDRWSPVSDEVSRLLGRPPAGIMR; encoded by the coding sequence ATGAAGATCGCGATCACCGGCAGCACTGGCCGGGTGGGCGGGCGGGTCGCCCAGAGGCTCGCGGCGGCCGGTGGTGTGCACGAGGTCATCGGGCTGACCCGGCGCGAGGCTCCGTACGACGACGTCGCGGCGCTGCGTACCGCGCTGACCGGAGTCGACACCCTGGTCTTCGTCTCGAGCGACGGCGAAGCCGCGAAGGTGATCCTGCACCACCAGAACGTGCTGCGGGCGGCGGTGGAGGCCGAAGTCGGCCACGTCGTGCTGCTCAGCGGGCTGGACGCCGATCTGGACTCCCCGTTCTGCTACGCGCACACGAACGGCTACTCCGAGCAGGTCCTGCGGTCGAGCGGGCTGCGGTACTCCATCGCCCGCGCGGGGCTGTTCGCCGAGTTCCTCGGCGGGCTCGTCCGGCAGGTCGCCGTGGACGGCACGGTCCGGCTGCCCACCGGCGGCGGCCGGATGTCGCTGGTGGCCCGGGACGACGTCGCCGACTGCCTGGCCGCCCTCGCGCTGGCCGGGCCGACCGACCGGCACCACGACCTGACCGGCGCGGAGAGCCTCACCGGCCTCGACGTCGCCAAAGCGGCCGGGTACGCCTTCGAGGAGTGCGCCGACGCCGACTTCGCCGCCGCGCTGACGCTCGCCGGCGAGGAACCCTGGTGGGTGTACGCCTACAGCTCGATGTTCGCCGCGATCCGGCAGGACCGCTGGTCGCCGGTGAGTGACGAGGTGAGCCGCCTGCTGGGCCGCCCACCGGCAGGCATCATGCGCTGA
- a CDS encoding pyridoxamine 5'-phosphate oxidase family protein translates to MSSPATSSGPDGEPSPADTTNLDRYGSPPLDWARARDALAAVPGPEITHFLGTARPDGTPHAAGVGAQWLAGAMYFTSSPTTRKARDLARNPMCTISARLPGIDVVLEGVAARVTDPETLERVAEGYRVGGWPCEVDGDALTAAYSAPSAGPPPWHVYRFTIHTVVGVATAEPYGATRWRFER, encoded by the coding sequence ATGAGCAGCCCAGCCACGAGCAGCGGCCCGGACGGCGAGCCGAGCCCGGCCGACACCACCAACCTCGACCGCTACGGCAGCCCGCCGCTGGACTGGGCGCGGGCCCGGGACGCGCTCGCCGCCGTGCCCGGTCCGGAGATCACCCATTTCCTCGGCACCGCCCGCCCCGACGGTACGCCGCACGCCGCCGGCGTCGGCGCGCAGTGGCTCGCCGGCGCGATGTACTTCACCAGCAGCCCCACCACCCGCAAGGCGCGCGACCTCGCCCGGAATCCGATGTGCACGATCTCGGCCCGGCTGCCCGGCATCGACGTCGTCCTCGAAGGAGTGGCCGCCCGGGTGACCGATCCGGAGACCCTGGAGCGGGTCGCCGAGGGCTACCGGGTCGGCGGCTGGCCGTGCGAAGTGGACGGCGACGCGCTCACCGCGGCGTACAGCGCGCCGAGCGCCGGGCCGCCGCCGTGGCACGTGTACCGGTTCACCATCCACACGGTCGTCGGGGTCGCGACCGCCGAGCCCTACGGCGCGACCCGGTGGCGCTTCGAACGCTGA